In the Helianthus annuus cultivar XRQ/B chromosome 11, HanXRQr2.0-SUNRISE, whole genome shotgun sequence genome, one interval contains:
- the LOC110887727 gene encoding sucrose transport protein SUC8, which produces MEGGGNLSMSNNKLPPPPPPFYFQSSLPPPQRPIWQIVMVAAIAAGVQFGWALQLSLLTPYVQLLGIPHKWSAYIWLCGPISGMIVQPVVGYYSDRCTSRFGRRRPFIAGGATLVAIAVFLIGYAVDIGVDTGDKLYATTKPRAIVIYVLGFWILDVANNMLQGPCRALLADLSSSDSTRVRTGNSLYAFFMAVGNVFGYAAGSYTRLYKLLPFTKTHACDVYCANLKTCFFISIVLLLTITVLALATVEEDIYCPDLNAEERGGDDRKVFGKEMFNAITSLSRPMWILLLVTCFNWIAWFPFLIFDTDWMGREVYGGETKGNELYTSGVHAGALGLLLNSVVAGVVSLGIEPLARVCGGVKQLWGGVNLLLCVCLGMTVVISKIAEGSRHSFLTVDGGAATTLPPSSGVKGGALTVFAVLGIPLSMSVTYSIPCALASIFSNDSEVGQGLSLGLLNLAIVIPQMFVSVASGPWDSIFGNGNLPAFIAGAVAAAISGILAFTLLPSPPLDGALARVSGASMH; this is translated from the exons ATGGAAGGTGGTGGCAATTTGAGCATGAGCAACAATAAGCTTccccctccaccaccaccattctaTTTTCAATCATCACTGCCACCACCACAAAGGCCGATATGGCAGATAGTAATGGTGGCAGCCATTGCTGCCGGTGTGCAGTTCGGGTGGGCACTACAACTCTCCCTCCTCACTCCCTATGTCCAGCTCCTCGGTATCCCGCACAAATGGTCCGCATACATCTGGCTATGCGGTCCAATCTCTGGCATGATTGTTCAACCAGTTGTTGGCTACTATAGCGATCGTTGCACCTCCCGGTTCGGCCGTCGTCGACCTTTCATCGCTGGTGGCGCCACACTCGTTGCGATCGCCGTGTTTTTAATCGGCTACGCAGTCGATATCGGTGTGGACACCGGTGATAAACTTTACGCCACCACAAAACCACGTGCGATAGTTATTTACGTACTAGGGTTTTGGATTCTAGACGTTGCTAACAACATGCTACAAGGCCCTTGTAGGGCCTTACTAGCGGACCTATCCAGTTCGGATTCTACCAGAGTCCGAACTGGGAATTCGCTCTATGCCTTCTTTATGGCCGTTGGGAACGTTTTCGGTTACGCGGCGGGATCGTACACTCGTCTTTATAAACTGCTTCCTTTTACGAAAACGCATGCATGTGATGTTTATTGTGCTAACTTGAAAACATGTTTTTTTATATCCATTGTCTTGCTTTTGACAATTACGGTTTTAGCCCTAGCCACGGTGGAAGAGGACATTTATTGTCCGGATTTAAACGCTGAAGAGAGGGGTGGAGATGATAGAAAGGTGTTTGGTAAGGAAATGTTCAACGCAATAACGTCGCTTTCACGGCCGATGTGGATATTATTGTTGGTCACATGTTTTAATTGGATTGCGTGGTTTCCTTTTTTGATATTTGATACGGATTGGATGGGACGGGAAGTTTACGGTGGTGAAACAAAGGGAAATGAGCTGTACACGAGTGGAGTTCATGCCGGAGCGTTGGGTTTGTTGTTGAATTCGGTGGTGGCTGGGGTGGTGTCACTGGGAATTGAGCCGTTGGCGCGGGTTTGTGGTGGGGTGAAGCAGTTGTGGGGCGGTGTGAACTTGCTTCTTTGCGTGTGTTTAGGGATGACCGTTGTAATATCGAAGATTGCGGAGGGTTCAAGGCATAGTTTCTTGACGGTTGATGGAGGCGCAGCCACTACTCTACCGCCTTCCTCCGGTGTTAAAGGCGGTGCTCTCACTGTTTTTGCTGTTCTCGGCATTCCTCTCTCTATGAGT GTGACATACAGTATTCCTTGTGCGTTGGCTTCTATTTTCTCTAACGACTCTGAAGTAGGACAAG GTCTATCTTTAGGCCTTCTTAACCTCGCAATTGTTATACCACAG atgtttgtatcagtagcAAGTGGACCATGGGATTCTATCTTTGGGAATGGAAACTTACCAGCGTTTATTGCAGGAGCAGTTGCTGCGGCGATTAGTGGAATATTAGCATTCACTCTGCTTCCATCACCACCTCTGGACGGGGCACTTGCAAGGGTTTCTGGGGCGTCAATGCACTAA